The window CAAAGCACCTACAGCGTTGCCGAACGCGTGGCCATGCTCGAAGCCATCACCGATATTTTCCCCAACGTGCGCGTGACCACGTTTGAAAACCGCTTTCTGGTCAACTACGCCCACGGCATCGAGGCGCAATTTATCGTGCGCGGCATCCGCACCGCTTCGGATTATGAATACGAGCGCTCGATGCGCTACATCAACAGCGATTTGCGCCCGTCTATTTCCACCGTTTTCCTGATGCCGCCGCGCGAATTTGCCGAAGTGTCGTCTACCATGGTCAAAGGCATGGTCGGCCCCAAAGGCTGGCGGCACATGGTGCGCCGCTACCTGCCGCAGCCGGTGTATGACAAAATTTTGCACGACCATGAAAACAGCGAAGATGAGGGCTAAAATTTCAGGCCGTCTGAACCATGATTCAAACGGCCTGAAATATTGGTCATCCCCATTCCCATCATTTTCATACCTAAGACGGCAACGGCCGGCACCTATTCCGTAATAATCGCCGTTTTCGGCACGTTCGCCATCGCCCAATGCGCCGCGGCCCAGTCCAGCAAATCACGCGGCTTGTTTACTGTGGGTGCGGGCGGCAGATTCAGATAGCCCATCACTTGCCGCAGCAATTGCTCTTTTGCACCCAAATCCAACGCCGGCGCCAGTGTCTGCTTCGACCATTTCTGCCCTGCCGCATTCACCAGCAGCGGCAGGTGTGCATATTGCGGCTGGGCATAACCCAGGCAGCGTTGCAGCCGGATCTGACGCGGCGCCGACACCAGCAGATCCTGCCCGCGCACAATATGCGTGATGCCCTGTGCT of the Uruburuella testudinis genome contains:
- the coaD gene encoding pantetheine-phosphate adenylyltransferase; its protein translation is MNPQPRRAVYAGSFDPPTNGHLWMIREAQAMFDELIVAIGINPDKQSTYSVAERVAMLEAITDIFPNVRVTTFENRFLVNYAHGIEAQFIVRGIRTASDYEYERSMRYINSDLRPSISTVFLMPPREFAEVSSTMVKGMVGPKGWRHMVRRYLPQPVYDKILHDHENSEDEG